A window of Candidatus Izemoplasma sp. contains these coding sequences:
- a CDS encoding methyltransferase: MPHYFSNDTDVKSNRKQVTFDINHIPITVYTDHGVFNKGYLDLGTQILLNTIEVDDSSHVLDLGCGSGIIGIYLTKKFHVDVDMVDINERAVALTKDNLTLNNLSQKIWQSDGYENINRSYDMVVLNPPIHAGKRVVYRLFEQTKEHLNPGGKFVIVMHKKHGAKSAIKKLNSIFNDVRIVTRDKGFYVIIAKII, encoded by the coding sequence ATGCCACATTATTTTTCAAACGATACAGATGTCAAAAGTAACCGTAAGCAAGTTACTTTTGATATCAATCACATCCCAATTACGGTCTACACTGATCATGGTGTATTCAATAAAGGGTACTTGGATTTAGGCACACAAATTCTTTTAAATACAATAGAAGTTGATGATTCATCCCATGTGTTAGATTTAGGATGTGGGAGTGGTATCATTGGCATCTATCTTACAAAGAAGTTTCATGTTGATGTTGACATGGTTGATATCAATGAACGTGCTGTTGCACTGACAAAAGATAATCTGACATTAAACAATCTATCACAAAAAATATGGCAATCTGATGGTTATGAGAATATTAACAGAAGTTATGATATGGTAGTTTTAAACCCGCCAATTCATGCTGGTAAACGTGTTGTTTATCGATTGTTCGAACAAACCAAAGAGCATTTGAACCCAGGTGGTAAATTTGTCATTGTGATGCATAAAAAACATGGTGCAAAATCCGCAATAAAAAAACTGAACAGTATATTCAACGATGTACGTATCGTGACGCGCGACAAAGGATTTTATGTAATAATCGCGAAAATCATTTGA
- the rplL gene encoding 50S ribosomal protein L7/L12, with protein MALENKEIIEALKEKTLLELKDLVDLMKEEFGVDPSAVAVAAAGPAEADQGPTEVSVILEDFGAKKIPVIKAVRGITGLGLKEAKALVDSAPAPIKEEISPEEANEIKEQLEEVGATVTVK; from the coding sequence ATGGCTTTAGAAAACAAAGAAATCATTGAAGCGTTAAAAGAAAAAACGCTATTAGAATTAAAAGACTTAGTTGACTTAATGAAAGAAGAATTTGGTGTTGACCCAAGTGCTGTAGCTGTAGCTGCTGCAGGACCTGCTGAAGCAGACCAAGGACCTACCGAAGTATCTGTAATCTTAGAAGATTTCGGTGCTAAGAAAATTCCAGTTATCAAAGCAGTACGTGGAATTACTGGTTTAGGATTAAAAGAAGCAAAAGCTTTAGTTGATAGTGCACCTGCACCAATTAAAGAAGAAATTAGCCCTGAAGAAGCTAACGAAATTAAAGAACAATTAGAAGAAGTTGGAGCAACTGTTACAGTTAAATAA
- the rplJ gene encoding 50S ribosomal protein L10 encodes MSQKAIEKKKQQVESLKERLENANSFVIVDYSGLTVEQVTKLRVALLENDCEMAVIKNNISRRATEMAGYKNVADVLTGPNAIAFSNADSVSAAKVIYEFAKDNEALELKVGVVDGEYMDHENIQKIATIPSREELLTMIASGILQPIKEIAIALDLMTKEQETETEEA; translated from the coding sequence GTGTCACAAAAAGCAATTGAGAAGAAGAAACAACAAGTCGAGTCGTTAAAAGAACGTTTGGAAAATGCCAATAGTTTTGTCATCGTTGATTACAGTGGGTTAACTGTTGAGCAGGTAACAAAGTTACGTGTGGCGTTACTCGAAAATGATTGTGAAATGGCTGTTATTAAAAATAACATTTCAAGACGAGCAACAGAAATGGCTGGCTACAAAAATGTTGCGGATGTATTAACAGGACCTAATGCTATTGCATTTAGTAACGCTGATAGTGTCTCAGCAGCAAAAGTCATCTATGAATTTGCAAAAGATAATGAAGCATTAGAATTAAAAGTTGGTGTTGTTGATGGTGAGTACATGGATCACGAAAACATCCAAAAGATCGCAACAATCCCATCAAGAGAAGAACTATTGACTATGATTGCATCGGGAATCTTACAACCAATCAAAGAAATTGCAATCGCCCTTGATCTTATGACCAAGGAACAAGAAACTGAAACTGAAGAAGCATAA
- the rplA gene encoding 50S ribosomal protein L1, which produces MAKKGKKFLAASERVEEKAYDAREAINLLKEISFEGFDASVELAMRLNLDTRKADQNLRGAIVLPHGTGKTKRVLVFATGDKAKEAEEAGADYVGEDEYIQKIQKGWMDFDTVVATPDMMSKIGRLGRVLGPKGLMPNPKTGTVTMDVAKAVEEIKAGKVEYRVDKVGNIHVTLGKVSFSVDQILENFKAMYDTIVKLRPATVKGVYIQNVAVASTMGPGIKVDKDTIL; this is translated from the coding sequence ATGGCGAAAAAAGGAAAAAAATTCTTAGCTGCTAGTGAACGTGTAGAAGAAAAAGCATATGATGCACGGGAAGCAATTAATCTACTTAAAGAAATTTCTTTTGAAGGATTTGATGCATCTGTAGAACTTGCAATGCGTTTAAATCTAGACACAAGAAAAGCAGATCAAAATTTACGCGGAGCAATCGTCTTACCACACGGGACAGGTAAAACTAAACGTGTATTAGTATTTGCGACAGGGGATAAAGCTAAAGAAGCTGAAGAAGCTGGCGCAGATTATGTAGGTGAAGATGAATATATCCAAAAAATCCAAAAAGGATGGATGGATTTTGATACAGTAGTCGCAACACCGGATATGATGAGTAAAATCGGTCGTCTTGGTCGTGTACTTGGACCAAAAGGATTAATGCCTAATCCAAAAACCGGTACTGTCACAATGGACGTTGCTAAAGCAGTAGAAGAAATCAAAGCAGGTAAAGTAGAGTACCGCGTTGATAAAGTTGGTAACATTCATGTTACATTAGGGAAAGTATCATTTAGCGTTGATCAAATCCTAGAAAACTTTAAAGCAATGTATGATACTATCGTAAAATTACGCCCTGCTACCGTTAAAGGTGTGTACATTCAAAATGTAGCTGTCGCATCGACAATGGGTCCTGGTATCAAAGTTGACAAAGATACCATTTTGTAA
- the rplK gene encoding 50S ribosomal protein L11 yields the protein MAKKDVKTVVKLQIPAGRANPAPPVGPALGQAGVNIQEFCTKFNNETKEQMGDLIPVEITVFEDRTFKFITKTPPASYLLKKAAGIEKGAGDQLTEKAGTVTKAQLKEIAEVKMPDLNANDIEAAMNIVAGTARNMGILIED from the coding sequence TGTAAAATTACAAATCCCAGCAGGTAGAGCTAACCCAGCGCCGCCAGTCGGTCCAGCATTAGGACAAGCAGGTGTTAACATTCAAGAATTTTGTACAAAATTCAACAATGAAACTAAGGAGCAAATGGGGGATTTAATTCCTGTTGAAATCACTGTATTTGAAGACAGAACGTTTAAATTCATCACCAAAACACCACCAGCAAGTTATTTACTTAAAAAAGCAGCTGGTATTGAAAAAGGTGCAGGTGATCAATTAACTGAAAAAGCTGGTACTGTAACAAAAGCACAATTAAAAGAAATTGCAGAAGTAAAAATGCCTGATTTGAACGCAAATGATATTGAGGCAGCAATGAATATTGTAGCTGGTACCGCAAGAAACATGGGAATCCTAATCGAAGATTAA